In one Diabrotica virgifera virgifera chromosome 7, PGI_DIABVI_V3a genomic region, the following are encoded:
- the LOC126887885 gene encoding uncharacterized protein LOC126887885 encodes MYADDVVLVGNSERDLEQKLEQWRHALEEKGLKLSRTKTEYLECSFKDGSTTNKMVSLDGEMIVKSNSFKYLGSVLQSNGEIDGDACSRIRAGWMKWKEASGVLCDRKIPMKLKGKFYKTAIRPAMMYGTECWAVKKKEEQRMHVAEMRMLRWMSGVTKKDKIRNEYIRGSLGVAPIDAKMREHRLRWFGHVQRRDVNHPIRRIAEVQIPGRSRRGRPKKTWGEAIRQ; translated from the coding sequence atgtatgctgatgatgtcgtgttagtaggaaatagtgaaagagacttagaacaaaaactggaacagtggagacatgctctggaggaaaaaggtttaaaacttagtaggacaaaaacagagtatttggaatgttcatttaaagatggatctactacaaataaaatggtatctttggatggtgaaatgattgtgaaaagcaatagttttaagtacctaggatcggtattacagagtaatggagaaatagatggagatgcatgcagtagaattagggctggatggatgaagtggaaagaagcgagtggtgtgttgtgcgacagaaaaattccaatgaagctgaagggaaaattctataaaacagccataagaccggctatgatgtacggaactgaatgttgggcagtgaaaaagaaagaggaacaacgaatgcatgtggcggaaatgagaatgcttagatggatgagtggagtgacaaagaaggataaaattagaaatgagtatattagaggaagtctaggtgtggcaccaattgatgccaaaatgagagagcataggttaagatggtttggtcatgttcaacgtcgagacgttaatcacccaatacgaagaatagctgaagtgcagattcctggaaggagtaggagaggaagaccaaagaagacctggggggaggcgataaggcag